A single region of the Selenomonas sp. oral taxon 920 genome encodes:
- a CDS encoding DNA polymerase III subunit alpha has translation MAFAHLHVHTEYSLLDGASRIKELVRRTKELGMDSVAITDHGVMYGAVRFYKEAKAQGIHPIIGCEVYLAPGMRQERAEVDGTRYYHLILLAENDHGYRNLVQLISLANIEGYYYKPRIDKELLRQYHEGIIALSACVAGEIPQSILRGNVQCADELVREYVEIFGREHFFLEIQDHGLPEEKTVNRALRDLAEKHGIGLAATNDVHYVYADDSEFHDILLCVQTGRTINDPDRMRFSGSDYYLKSEQEMAALFADYPGAIENTAKIAARCQVDFTFGELQLPFYPIPASFESDDAYLRALCEERIPMRYPNAANEIRERLSYELGVIHNMGYASYFLIVWDFINYARGHGVEVGPGRGSAAGSIVAYLLGITNIDPLQYALLFERFLNPERVSMPDIDIDFDDINRGRVISYVKERYGEDHVAQIATFGTMGAKGAIRDVGRVLEMPFSEVSAITKLVPTELNITLERALKESADLRRVYDEDENVRRVIDLARKIEGLPRNTSIHAAGVVIAKMPLTSQVPVWVSEGTLVTEFDKDDVEALGLLKMDFLGLRTLTIIADTVNHVREVHGIAVDVDSIPLVDGKTSQMLCDGDTGAVFQMESAGMTNLVKELQPKGFVDLIPTVALYRPGPLGSGMVTDFIDGLHGKKDVVYMHPLLEPILKETFGVVLYQEQVMQIVQVLAGFSLGQADLLRRAMGKKKHDLLMAQKEIFLQGCAKNGLEASLANHIFDLLTHFADYGFNKSHSAAYGLLAWQTAYLKAHYPVEFMAGVLTSIMDKTDKIPVYIQLCRRMGIKILPPDINSSAATFGIESGAIRFGLAAVRNVGENAIVSMERVRSEGGKFRSLVDFCARVDLRTVNKRAIESLIKCGAFDSIGTERNQLLAALDAAIQDAARRQRDILSGQGGLFGEETMEEVQQIRVSEDIPPSTVRERLSWEKEATGFYITGHPLDDFSETLSSLLSIGEITHIVRKERQLVRIGGILTSTKRFTTKKGDTMLFAELEDFSGKIEVTLFPRVFYAHVSDLEPDSIIVVQGRVDMTGEEPKLLADEIWRMSEYRASFYLIPPADADRRTLWTAMQELFAAHRGEHPVFVQSEGRWRKLEQHYWIDGSAAVRQELRALMGESAVKVR, from the coding sequence ATGGCCTTTGCCCATCTCCACGTGCATACGGAGTATAGTCTGCTGGATGGCGCGAGTCGGATCAAGGAACTCGTCCGGCGCACGAAGGAACTTGGGATGGATTCGGTCGCCATTACCGACCACGGCGTTATGTACGGTGCCGTACGATTTTATAAGGAGGCAAAGGCCCAGGGTATTCACCCCATCATCGGCTGTGAGGTCTATCTTGCGCCGGGGATGCGGCAGGAACGTGCCGAGGTGGACGGAACACGCTATTATCATCTGATCCTTCTCGCCGAGAACGATCACGGCTACCGCAATCTGGTTCAACTAATATCCCTCGCCAATATCGAGGGATATTATTATAAGCCGCGTATTGACAAGGAATTGCTGCGTCAATATCATGAGGGTATTATTGCGCTCTCTGCCTGTGTGGCAGGGGAGATACCGCAGTCAATTCTACGGGGGAATGTGCAGTGCGCTGATGAACTCGTTCGCGAATATGTGGAGATATTCGGACGGGAACATTTTTTTCTCGAAATACAGGATCATGGATTGCCCGAGGAAAAGACAGTCAACCGTGCGCTGCGCGATCTTGCCGAAAAACATGGCATAGGGCTGGCTGCAACGAATGATGTACACTATGTCTATGCGGACGACAGTGAGTTTCATGACATTCTGCTCTGTGTGCAGACGGGCAGAACAATCAATGATCCTGACCGAATGCGTTTCTCCGGTTCCGACTACTATCTGAAATCAGAGCAGGAGATGGCGGCACTTTTTGCAGACTATCCGGGGGCCATCGAGAATACGGCGAAGATCGCTGCACGCTGTCAGGTGGACTTTACCTTTGGTGAACTGCAGCTGCCGTTCTATCCCATCCCTGCGAGCTTTGAGAGTGATGATGCCTATCTGCGCGCCCTCTGTGAGGAGCGTATCCCTATGCGCTATCCGAATGCAGCAAATGAAATTCGAGAGCGCCTTTCCTATGAGCTTGGCGTCATTCACAACATGGGATATGCCAGTTACTTTCTCATCGTGTGGGACTTTATCAACTATGCGCGCGGGCACGGTGTTGAAGTCGGTCCCGGGCGCGGTTCGGCGGCGGGCAGTATTGTTGCTTATCTCCTTGGGATCACAAACATCGACCCCCTTCAATATGCACTTCTCTTTGAGCGTTTTCTCAACCCCGAGCGCGTATCCATGCCGGATATTGATATCGACTTTGACGATATCAATCGCGGGCGGGTTATTTCGTATGTCAAGGAACGTTACGGCGAAGATCATGTCGCACAGATTGCCACGTTCGGTACGATGGGAGCAAAGGGCGCAATCCGTGATGTCGGACGCGTACTGGAAATGCCATTCAGCGAAGTATCAGCTATCACAAAGCTTGTTCCGACCGAACTGAACATCACATTGGAGCGTGCGCTCAAAGAGTCGGCGGATTTGCGGCGTGTCTATGATGAGGACGAGAATGTCCGCAGAGTGATCGACCTCGCACGAAAGATTGAAGGGCTGCCGCGCAACACATCAATCCATGCGGCGGGTGTCGTGATTGCAAAAATGCCGCTGACGAGTCAAGTACCCGTATGGGTCTCAGAGGGCACGCTTGTCACGGAGTTCGACAAGGACGATGTGGAGGCGTTGGGGCTTCTCAAAATGGACTTTTTGGGACTGCGCACGCTGACCATTATTGCGGATACGGTCAATCATGTACGTGAGGTACATGGCATTGCAGTGGATGTTGACAGCATTCCTCTTGTGGATGGAAAAACATCACAAATGCTGTGTGACGGAGATACAGGAGCAGTATTTCAGATGGAATCAGCGGGCATGACAAACCTCGTCAAGGAGCTTCAGCCGAAGGGGTTTGTCGATCTGATTCCGACAGTGGCACTCTATCGGCCGGGTCCCTTGGGCAGCGGCATGGTGACGGACTTCATCGACGGACTGCATGGCAAGAAAGATGTTGTCTATATGCATCCATTGCTGGAGCCGATTCTGAAGGAGACGTTCGGCGTCGTGCTCTATCAGGAGCAGGTCATGCAGATTGTGCAGGTGCTTGCGGGGTTCAGCCTCGGTCAGGCGGATCTCCTGCGCCGTGCGATGGGGAAGAAGAAGCACGATCTTCTGATGGCGCAGAAGGAAATTTTTCTGCAGGGGTGTGCAAAAAACGGGCTCGAAGCATCACTTGCAAATCATATCTTCGATCTTCTGACGCATTTTGCGGACTATGGATTCAACAAGTCCCACAGTGCTGCCTATGGGCTGCTCGCATGGCAGACCGCATATCTTAAAGCCCACTATCCTGTGGAGTTTATGGCGGGCGTATTGACGAGCATCATGGACAAGACGGACAAGATTCCCGTCTATATTCAGCTCTGCCGCCGAATGGGGATCAAGATTCTGCCGCCGGACATCAATTCGAGTGCGGCGACGTTCGGCATCGAAAGCGGTGCAATCCGCTTCGGTCTTGCTGCGGTCCGCAACGTCGGCGAGAATGCGATCGTGAGCATGGAGCGCGTACGATCAGAGGGCGGAAAGTTCCGCTCGCTTGTGGACTTCTGTGCGCGTGTCGACCTGCGGACGGTCAACAAGCGGGCGATTGAGAGCCTCATCAAATGCGGTGCATTTGACAGCATCGGTACGGAGCGCAATCAACTGCTTGCCGCGCTCGATGCGGCGATACAGGACGCGGCACGGCGGCAGCGGGACATCCTGAGTGGACAGGGAGGTCTTTTTGGCGAAGAAACGATGGAAGAGGTTCAGCAGATACGCGTTTCGGAGGACATTCCACCGAGCACAGTGCGTGAGCGACTGTCGTGGGAGAAGGAGGCAACGGGGTTCTACATCACGGGGCACCCGCTGGATGACTTCAGCGAAACACTCTCTTCCCTGCTCTCCATCGGTGAGATTACGCATATTGTACGTAAGGAGCGGCAGCTTGTCCGTATCGGCGGAATTCTGACGAGCACGAAGCGTTTTACAACGAAGAAGGGCGACACCATGCTCTTCGCGGAACTTGAAGATTTCAGCGGTAAGATCGAGGTGACGTTATTTCCGCGTGTGTTCTATGCGCATGTGTCTGATCTGGAGCCGGACAGTATTATTGTCGTGCAGGGCCGCGTTGATATGACGGGCGAGGAGCCGAAGCTGCTTGCGGATGAGATCTGGCGGATGAGTGAATATCGTGCATCCTTCTATCTGATTCCCCCTGCAGATGCCGATCGGCGCACATTGTGGACGGCGATGCAGGAACTCTTTGCCGCGCACAGGGGAGAGCACCCTGTTTTCGTTCAGAGTGAGGGTCGCTGGCGAAAGCTCGAGCAACACTACTGGATTGACGGATCAGCTGCGGTACGGCAGGAACTCAGGGCGCTCATGGGGGAAAGTGCCGTCAAGGTACGATAG
- a CDS encoding glycosyltransferase family protein — protein sequence MELDRNKVAFISCVNDEDMYSECLLYLKSLHIPDGITVEYIPIRNACSMCAGYNEGARKTKARYKIYLHQDVLIVNKNIIADLLAIFEDRTVGLVGMIGCRSLPRSGVWWDGLRTYGRVLHHCEPESVVDSHCMEPDEAYIDVEAVDGLLLATQHDISWREDLFTGWHLYDTSMCMEMQRNDFRVVVPNQEEDFWCIHCPREKPLAPEYKRYQKIFLHEYGAELHPEV from the coding sequence ATGGAGCTGGATCGAAATAAAGTTGCCTTTATCTCCTGTGTCAATGATGAAGATATGTATAGTGAGTGTTTGCTGTATCTAAAATCACTGCACATTCCCGATGGAATTACGGTGGAATATATTCCCATACGCAATGCTTGTTCCATGTGTGCGGGGTATAACGAGGGCGCACGCAAGACAAAGGCACGTTACAAAATTTATCTGCATCAGGATGTGCTGATCGTCAACAAGAATATCATTGCTGATCTGCTTGCGATCTTTGAGGACAGGACGGTCGGACTTGTCGGCATGATTGGATGCCGCAGTCTGCCGCGTTCCGGTGTCTGGTGGGATGGATTGCGCACCTATGGGCGCGTTCTGCATCACTGTGAGCCGGAGAGCGTGGTGGACTCCCACTGCATGGAACCGGATGAAGCATATATTGATGTGGAGGCGGTGGATGGCCTTCTGCTCGCAACGCAGCATGATATTTCGTGGCGTGAAGATCTGTTCACGGGCTGGCACCTTTACGACACCTCGATGTGTATGGAGATGCAGCGGAATGACTTTCGTGTCGTTGTTCCCAACCAGGAGGAGGACTTTTGGTGTATCCACTGTCCGCGAGAGAAGCCTCTTGCACCGGAATACAAACGATATCAGAAAATATTTCTGCATGAATATGGTGCAGAACTGCATCCAGAGGTTTGA
- the cutA gene encoding divalent cation tolerance protein CutA, with protein MTDHIEDVKLEIFIPETHLTQLRQALQSVDAGRLGNYDGCLAYSHVTGSWRPLAGASPYEGTIGELSEAPELKVELRVKAARVEETLSAIRAVHPYEMPEIFVIPLLS; from the coding sequence ATGACTGACCATATAGAGGATGTAAAACTCGAAATTTTTATTCCAGAGACACATCTCACACAGCTGCGGCAGGCGCTGCAGTCTGTGGACGCGGGACGTCTTGGGAACTATGACGGCTGTCTTGCGTACTCTCACGTAACAGGATCATGGCGTCCGCTTGCGGGAGCTTCACCATACGAGGGAACCATCGGGGAGCTGTCCGAGGCGCCGGAACTCAAAGTCGAACTGCGTGTGAAAGCGGCTCGTGTGGAGGAGACTCTTTCCGCGATCCGTGCAGTTCATCCCTATGAGATGCCTGAGATCTTCGTTATTCCACTTTTGAGCTGA
- a CDS encoding O-linked N-acetylglucosamine transferase, SPINDLY family protein yields the protein MQEQPPKAEHAAEEKINWLKLATKFSADGDLKGMRACAQEVDRLMAGDIDATAVNAEVALYSGRIDEAEELAEKVLRVQPRHPRARMVLAGLAALEFRLDDEIPLLADLIEELSYKAKILGEEDPSYSIYHQMMKRARGWLADALYLAGEAKGAAHELLMSSRLADEADEAAELYSKYLFMRNYRYLGARDGRIKAEHYDALMDVRPYAHEHVQRSPQKKLRIGYISPDFREHSVAYFLTPLLRHFNGERFMVFCYAMGRSDAVTERFRTRRVTWRDLRGRPPRTAARLIVEDKIDILVDLSGHSQDNALPIMAYRPAPVQVSGIGYTNTTGLRTIDYFLSDEVCIPKGDTAAEAGFTEQILRLPHSHLCYAPETIRTMPEAGYEPPMRKNGYVTFGSFNNFAKVTDEMLLLWRGILESVRDSKLIIKGKIASIDSGIHFVKKRLSMLSYDLARVEFRPYSPDYLEQYRDIDIVLDSAPYNGGLTTCEALYMGVPVISLRGRAHGSRFGASILTNAGVRELIAENDINYVRRAVQLAEAPKLLEAYHMGLRANMKRSHLMDVQGYMEELESGYQEIWEKFCASKSFV from the coding sequence ATGCAGGAGCAGCCGCCGAAGGCTGAACATGCGGCAGAGGAAAAGATCAACTGGTTGAAGCTCGCAACGAAATTTTCTGCCGATGGTGATTTGAAGGGGATGCGTGCCTGTGCCCAAGAGGTTGATCGCCTCATGGCGGGAGATATCGATGCGACAGCGGTCAATGCCGAGGTGGCACTCTACAGCGGGCGTATCGACGAAGCAGAGGAACTCGCAGAGAAGGTACTGCGTGTTCAGCCGCGCCATCCCCGTGCACGCATGGTTTTAGCCGGGCTTGCGGCGCTGGAGTTTCGCCTGGATGATGAGATACCATTGCTCGCTGATCTGATTGAGGAGCTGAGCTACAAGGCGAAAATCCTCGGAGAAGAGGATCCTTCTTATTCCATCTACCATCAGATGATGAAGCGCGCACGCGGATGGCTTGCCGATGCACTGTACCTTGCGGGCGAGGCAAAGGGGGCTGCCCATGAACTCCTGATGTCCAGCCGTCTTGCGGATGAGGCGGATGAGGCGGCGGAGCTCTACAGCAAGTACCTCTTTATGCGGAACTATCGCTATCTCGGGGCAAGAGACGGACGGATCAAGGCGGAGCACTATGATGCACTGATGGATGTGCGTCCTTATGCGCATGAACACGTTCAGCGTTCGCCCCAAAAGAAGCTTCGCATTGGCTATATATCGCCGGATTTTCGAGAGCATTCGGTCGCATACTTTCTAACACCTCTGCTTCGTCATTTTAATGGGGAACGGTTCATGGTGTTCTGCTATGCAATGGGCAGAAGCGATGCTGTAACAGAACGATTTCGCACGCGTCGTGTGACATGGCGCGATCTGCGCGGGCGTCCTCCGCGGACGGCAGCGCGCCTTATTGTAGAAGATAAAATTGATATTTTAGTTGACTTGTCTGGGCATTCACAGGACAATGCATTGCCGATCATGGCATATCGTCCTGCTCCTGTTCAAGTTTCCGGCATTGGATATACGAATACGACAGGTCTGCGCACCATCGACTACTTTCTCTCCGATGAAGTCTGTATTCCCAAGGGAGATACAGCAGCAGAGGCAGGGTTTACGGAACAGATTCTGCGTCTGCCGCATTCCCACCTATGCTATGCACCGGAAACAATTCGAACTATGCCAGAGGCGGGCTATGAGCCCCCGATGCGGAAGAACGGCTATGTGACGTTTGGCAGCTTCAATAACTTTGCGAAGGTCACAGACGAGATGCTGCTGCTCTGGCGTGGGATTCTGGAGTCTGTCAGAGACTCAAAACTCATCATCAAGGGGAAGATAGCCAGCATTGACTCAGGTATTCATTTCGTCAAGAAACGGCTCTCCATGCTCAGCTATGATCTTGCGCGTGTGGAGTTCCGTCCGTACAGTCCGGACTATCTGGAGCAATATCGGGATATTGATATTGTGTTGGATTCCGCGCCCTACAATGGCGGGCTGACAACCTGCGAGGCTCTTTATATGGGGGTTCCTGTCATCTCTTTGCGCGGGCGGGCACATGGTTCTCGCTTTGGTGCGTCCATCCTGACAAATGCGGGGGTGCGTGAACTCATTGCGGAAAACGACATTAACTACGTACGTCGTGCCGTTCAGCTGGCAGAGGCACCGAAGCTGCTTGAGGCATATCATATGGGGCTGCGTGCGAATATGAAACGTTCACATTTGATGGATGTACAGGGGTATATGGAGGAATTGGAGTCTGGATACCAGGAGATCTGGGAAAAGTTTTGTGCATCAAAATCCTTTGTGTGA
- a CDS encoding YifB family Mg chelatase-like AAA ATPase — MFAKTYGATTLGIDGRIIDVEVDVSPGLPGFELVGLPDTSVKESKERVRTAIRNSGIQLRQERVTVNLAPADVRKDSSGLDLPIAVGLLASYGMVPEAAVQNALFSAELSLDGNCRPISGILPMAITARENGLTEFYVAPSNADEALLIDGLKVYAVENLAQLVRHLTGTETLTPAVPHPTEQKKDATFTDDFADVQGQYQAKRALEIAAAGGHNVLMVGVPGSGKTMLARRMPSILPELTKEEAIEITKIYSISGLLGKDTGLVTTRPFRSPHHTSSTVAMIGGGSIPRPGEVTLAHHGVLFLDELPEFSKKTLEVLREPIEDRQITVSRANATLTFPSSIILVAAMNPCPCGYYGDKNHGCECSVGEIKRYTRKLSGPLLDRIDLHLRVARVDYADLHTTRRAESSEAIRQRVVAARIIQRERLQRHGLFCNAQMNHSMIKKYCRLEKDAENLLEAAFHRINLSARSHDRIIKVARTIADLAQYPTITATHIAEAIQLRSDVGLNIE, encoded by the coding sequence TTGTTTGCAAAGACCTATGGTGCGACGACCCTCGGGATTGACGGACGGATTATCGACGTTGAGGTGGATGTATCGCCGGGGCTGCCGGGCTTTGAGCTGGTCGGGCTTCCCGATACGTCGGTGAAGGAGTCGAAGGAACGTGTGCGGACGGCGATTCGGAACTCCGGCATTCAGCTGCGGCAGGAGCGTGTGACGGTGAATCTTGCGCCCGCCGATGTGCGAAAGGACAGTTCGGGGCTTGATCTGCCGATAGCCGTTGGCCTCCTTGCATCCTATGGCATGGTTCCAGAGGCAGCGGTGCAGAATGCACTCTTCTCTGCGGAACTTTCTCTTGACGGGAACTGCCGTCCGATCAGCGGCATTCTACCGATGGCGATTACGGCGCGGGAAAACGGATTAACGGAGTTTTACGTTGCACCGTCCAATGCAGACGAGGCACTCCTGATTGACGGGCTAAAGGTCTATGCGGTTGAGAATTTGGCGCAGCTTGTGCGTCATCTGACGGGCACGGAGACGCTGACTCCTGCTGTACCACACCCAACAGAGCAGAAAAAGGACGCTACTTTTACGGATGACTTTGCGGACGTACAGGGGCAGTATCAGGCGAAGCGTGCACTTGAGATTGCAGCAGCGGGAGGGCATAATGTCCTGATGGTCGGTGTACCCGGCTCGGGCAAGACGATGCTGGCACGTCGGATGCCGTCGATTCTGCCCGAGCTGACAAAGGAAGAAGCCATCGAGATTACGAAGATTTACAGTATCTCGGGCTTGCTCGGCAAGGATACGGGGCTTGTGACGACGCGCCCCTTCCGCAGTCCACATCATACGTCCTCGACGGTGGCGATGATCGGCGGCGGCAGCATTCCGCGTCCGGGCGAGGTGACACTCGCCCATCACGGCGTACTCTTTCTCGACGAGCTGCCGGAGTTCAGCAAGAAGACGCTTGAGGTACTGCGTGAGCCGATTGAAGATCGCCAGATTACGGTGTCACGTGCCAACGCAACACTGACGTTTCCCTCTAGTATCATTTTGGTAGCCGCAATGAATCCGTGTCCCTGCGGCTATTACGGTGACAAGAATCACGGATGCGAATGCTCTGTTGGGGAGATCAAGCGTTATACGCGTAAGCTGTCGGGCCCTCTGCTGGATCGCATTGACCTTCATCTTCGTGTCGCACGCGTGGACTATGCGGATCTTCATACTACGCGCCGGGCGGAGTCCTCCGAAGCGATTCGTCAACGTGTTGTAGCGGCTCGCATCATTCAACGCGAGCGATTGCAGAGACACGGGCTGTTTTGCAATGCCCAGATGAACCACAGTATGATAAAAAAATATTGTCGTCTCGAAAAGGATGCAGAAAACCTGCTCGAGGCAGCATTTCACCGCATCAACCTCTCGGCACGTTCGCATGACCGTATCATCAAAGTAGCACGGACGATTGCCGATCTTGCACAATATCCGACCATTACGGCGACTCATATCGCGGAGGCGATACAGCTGCGTTCTGATGTCGGACTGAACATTGAATGA